TCGGTTCAGTGAATGTTCCACCGTTTCTCCCTGTACTATAAgcgtagatttgggttttgatttttgtCCTTATTAAATTCTATACGATTTCTTAACATATGTAGATGCTCAAGTCTTTTGTTCAACGTGTCGTGgtgtatatatctttttttacaGCCATATAAAATCATGTAAAACTAGTTCAATCaaggaaaacataaaaaaaaaagttgttgttAGTGCATGTAACCTACATGGATGTGTTCATCACCGTGTTCAAGTTATTAGCTGCAGAGAAATTAATCTTTCtttgaaagaagaaaacaatattattatttgtaagacTTTGAAGCTGTGAGCATTGTTTGTTCATCGGATATTTCAAAAGGACATCTCTCAAgtcaataaatattaatataaactcCCAGTGATGAACTGAGTGATGATAAGGGAGTGCCCAAGCTCTGTCTAGTTTCCAAAACGCCACCATTTTCTCCTCCTCTGTAGCTCTGTTGCAGATGTATctgaacacacacacacacaaaaattgTCAAGAAGAATATCTCTCTTAATAAATCAAGATGAAAAGCAAAACAGTCTGTTCAAAATGAGTTACGGTTAGTACAATGTACCTCTGTTTAAGTAGATAGAGTTGTAATGAACCTCTGCCCAGAAGCTCAAGAAAATTACTGCAAAAGAACACATCACTGTATTAACAAATATTCAAGGTGAAGAGGACAGTATAGTGGACTAAGAAACTCTTTTACCTCCTTTTGATTCTTGAAAGGTAGGAAGAATTTCAATATAACATGTATCCTTGAACGATGTTAGCACTACTATTTTCACCCGATACTGCACCATTCAAAAGTTTTTTCACCAATTTAATTACGGAATGATAAAAAGAAGACCAGTTCATAAAGTCtgagtaaaaatatatattaccgCATCTGCAGCTGCCTGTAATGTAACGTGATCACCCCACTCCCCGCTCCTGTGTTACAAAGTTGAATACTTGAgactttttaacaaaaaaattgtggTTCAAGAAATTATGTTAGAGAAGATTGTTACCGAGACATCTTCTTTAGATATTCAGAGAAGTCCATGGGAACATATCCTTCATAAGAATCTGGACAAGATTTGAGCTAAACAAAGAGTTGAatggttagaaaaaaaaataagtgagCTCATATGAATTTGTGAAAACTTCTAAAGACAGCATGAGTAGAAGAAAGATCATCAAACCTGTTTGACTATTTGTCGTCTAACATGTTTATGACGATCTGCGGTTTTGTATAACTGATCAGCTAAAGCACGgaactgtaacaaaaaaaagagtaataATGAGTAAAGTCTAGTTCTTCCATCTGCTAATGGAGATGAAGTAGAAGTTTACCTGGCAATTACCATCTCCTGGAACTCTGACCTCAGCAAAGTCAAATAGCTCTAACCTGAAACAATGACAAAACAAATGAATCGAGAATGGTTTaacataaaatagaaaacatgtATATTAACATTACCTATTCCGAAGTCTATCATGATCTGAAACTGCTTCTTCCTCAGGAGGTATTTCTCCATTTATTTTTGGTACATactgtatttatatatataatatatcatatGATCAAATTGATACAACATATTAACAACAAGTTATGTAGTGCATTGAGTACTTACAGGAATAGGGACCATCTGATTCAACCTCCTTCCAAATTCACCATCAGCCTCACACTGATCTGATTCCCAAGAGTACACATACTCATCTGTATCACTCGGGCTTGAACACGAATATATATTACCCGATGAATCATCCTCTTGATCATTCTCATTTCCTCCTACCCATTCTACAAACACAACTTTCTTTGTAAATCCAATCCTTAAAGCATAAACATAATGAAGAAGAGACAGTTCAATAATAACAACCTGAAGAGTAATCCACAACGGCTTGTTCGTTCCAACCATACTCGTTATTATTACTGCTATAGTTATTAGTATAACCACcacctccttcttcttcttcttgatgttgttgttggtgaTGATTTGAATaatcgttattattattttcctcTGCAATTTGAAGCTGCAAAAAATCGTCTTGGAGTGTTCTTGCAATGATCTCATCGTTATCTACATCGCTGCTACTACGATGATCTTCTTCATACTCTCTGTAATACTCACCGCTCTGAGCatcatgatgatgataatggtgTTGATGTGCTTCGTCTTCCTCCTCGTGAATCATCTCAACGCCGTAAGGAGGATACGTGAATGGATGCGGACCAAGAAACCATTCCACTATACCTGTGTTCTCTTCATGTGACACCATCTCTGctcaaaaaaataatcaaaaaggTTGAGACTTTTcaccaaaaattataaatcttaattaaCAATGTTACTCACAATTCGACCAATCAACTTAAATTAGACACAGTGACTAAAGTCATTATCACCAGAAAAgctatgaacaaaaaaaattagaaagttaAGAACTGACTAAAAGCGCGAAGATACAAACACAGAGAGCAACAAGTTGGAGATAATAGATCTGAGGAAAGAAAAGGTTTGTAAGTTAGATCAAAAAGATGAAGAAAGCTCTCTACCATTCacttactaaatctcatcaactTGAATACGCAATTacttttttactaaaaatagaaaagttttttttttagaatttgggAATGAAAGATTGAGAATTTAGGCTGgaaataaacaatttcaaattgGGTTTTCTTTTTATGCACTTTCTCTTCTAAAAAGACTGGATTTTTTGGAAGCCCAGAAAAAGGATCgaggattaaaaaaataattattcgacatttataatttttttctgagACTCGAGTGGCCGTTGGATCATTAATATGAATGGTcatagttttattaattatattaaattcttttttcttcattcttttaagattcctttttctttgttcttttttacTGTACTATTTTGTTTCTTGTGAGGCTGCTGTAAGAACATTTTCCAAAGAGGCCTACCAATAATAATTCAACTTGATCATTTATTATGTAAACGTATAAGAAAATTACCAACTAATGTACCAAAATccttcatttattaaaaaaatcaggaaGCTCAGAATCTACTTTtgattctaatttatttttcttattatgaaCCCAATCCAAGTGGAATCtacaatttttatttgatataaatgaTGATTAGTCAtggttttcttttatttgttaACATTTTCGGCTCTTTACCAAATCCCCAGACAATCAATGTATCGTTGTTGTCTTGTTGATGAGCTTTTTAGTGAAGGATTGGCATTGCTAATACAAATTATACAATAGCTAACTGTGTTAGGCTTAAATGTAGAAAATTTCTTAAAGAGGCAAATGGGTCCAATAACACATGGCTGTATAGTTTAAAGTTTCCCAATAATTAATGTGTATCAGGTTAAGAATTCCACGTGGCTCTGTCACTATTTTTGTTGAATTTCAAAATCATCGAATTTAATTCTATTAGGCAGCCCCCCTATCCTTTCttgaattaattaaaattcacgCCAATACTCATCGACAAATTGTAGAATGTACTCCTAATTCAATATTCTTGGGAACATGTTAAAATTAATGTTTCATCTTTTCTTGTTAAAAGTTACGTAGGTTATAATAAGTGAACTAGGTTCTATCTTCTGGCGGTGAATTGTATGGATGCTTTTGTGAATTCTTTGGTTTATTTAAGAGAATGAATTGAATATAATAAAGTAGTATAGGCTTAATTTCAGGAAGCCTAGATTGAAAAATTCATGTTGTATGAGATCTAGAGTATGATTGAAAAGCATAATGGGCGATAAAACAAAcagagtaaaaaatattttagctcaatcactctattttttatccaatcaggtaaaacttgttttttttttcctattacgACAAATACAATAACTAAAAGGAGAATAACCTCATCAGGGAGACCCTCCACGCCAGACTAGAAAATCGACCAATATGATCGCTGGTTTTCGCCATGTCACAGAAGGGATTGGGTATTTTGGGCttcgattttttaattttttttgttcagtttTCTGGCCCAATTAGCCCACCCTCTGGAAACCGTAACAAGCTTTCTCTCCCACGATGCcttctctgtttcttctcttcGTTCTTGGACGATTCATCTTCTCAACGGAAAGTCGATCAATCGACTCCATTCCATCTATGTGCAATGAATCCATCATTTATGGGTTCTTTTCGCATCTCTCCCTCTAATTTTCTTTATATCTCTATCTTGCTCAAGATAGTCTACACTATCACAATCGAAATTTGCGATAAATTCCAACCGCAATTCCACTGTTTCCGGCGGTTTTATCTCGAAGCAATCAAACGGAACTGACGGAGCCTCCTCCGCTGAGCCGATCAAACGTACCGGCCAATCCGGTGTCTCTTCCGCCGTACCGATCAAACATTATCATCCTCTTCGATGCCAAGCCTGTTTTTTGGTTATCTTTATCTCTCAATCGGTTCAATCTCCTCTGAGAAACATAAATAGCCCTTTTGGTTTCTATGGAGCAGTGAATCGTGAATCTACTGCTAACTCTACATCTCCCCCATGTTAATCGATTGTCTAGCTCTGCCTCATATGTCTCTTCTGTCTAAATTTGTAGAAGAAACTGTGTAGATGAAGTAAAGAAGAAATTTCCAGGTTATCCAAGAGGCTTATACTctctttttcttcatctttgtattctaaattattttatcacGGAAACAAATGGGAGTTTATTATTGGATACAGAGGATCTTCTGTTATTTCCTTGATATGTGtacttttttattataaaagtattGTTTATATGTCTGATTaaggttttctttttttatttgttgtggGAACATAGTTTCGTCTGACTCCAACAAGAGGTTCGTGTATGATGTTGGAGCTTATAATAGTGATGATGATAAAGCTGACCAAAAcgtaaattctttttttttttctttttgctaaaaGATAGTGCAATGTTTCTTGACATGTCTTCTTTATGAACTATGTGGTGATGAATCATTTTTGGTTTACAGGGAATGAGAGATTTCTTGAACGAGATGGCGGCCATGATGAATCTCTGCATAGTGTAAGACTCTGCATTAGTTTTTCCCTTTGGTTTATTATTAGACATGActgattatttgatatttgagaTGTTGATTTTGGCATGAGAATAATTCAGGGGACAGTTTTGAACAGGTACAAGATCTGTTTAATGAGATGTTTCAAGGAGACACCGCAGCATTCTCATcctcatcatcaacttcttggctCGTGTCTCCATCTGTTTGTTATGTAATCTAAGGAAGCCGACGGCGGTGGTTCTCTTGAAGAGGGTGGCGTTAGAAGTAAAGACGTTAATGGGGGCAGTTCTCATAAGGAGGTTGGTGATACCCATTCCACAACTCGCAAGATAGAAGTCCTGAGTTTAAAGGTTGTTCagtttagttttctcttttgacTCTTGTGTGAATGAATCTTACGGGGTTATATATCCACTTATTTATTTTCTCCACATACTTCCCAGGTTGGCACGCTTATTGGTAAATGTGGGGAGATAGTAAGAAATCTTCAGCTCAGTTCTGGTATCAAAATCTAAATTTGGAGGGATGCAGAGGCTAATCTAAATTCAGCACTAAGACCGGTGGAGATAATTGGGAATCTTGCTTCTATTGAGAAAGCAGAGAAGCTTATCAATGCAGTTATAGCTTAGGTTATAAATTATCTTTGTTTCTATTTAATTGACAACTTTTGTTTTTACTGTCCGacgtaatatttttttttcctgctGCAATCTTAGTCTGAAGGAGAAGGTATACCTGCCCTTTTTGTAAGAGGGGCCTCAGAACAAATATAGATCAAAGTTCCAAATGATGGTATTCCCTGGTAATTGTTCTACCTGGCCATTTTTAAGTGATACCTAATCCATCTTCGGCAGGTTGGTGTGATCATTGGCCGGCGAGACTATCAAGAACATGCAGACAAAGTCGAGAGCACGGATTCAGGTTGTCCTTTCTATTTATGATCTCAAGTAGTCTAGCATCTTGGTTTAGATTTATATTGTGTTGTTTAGGTTAGTTTTTGCCTGGAACATGACTCCAACCTATTACTTGATAGTTGATCAGTTCATTGTTGGGATTTGTTTTTATGATTTGTTGAAACTGTCTACTTATTGTTTCCACGACATGGACGTAACTGTGTACTTATTTTGTGGTATGAGACTGCATCAACCTTTAGGGGCCTCTTGAAATCAGGGGATAAAATTCACTCAGGGATGTTGGCGACCACAGTTAATCCTAAACTGTTTGGAGATTGATCTAACTAACTATGGTTCTGCGGAAGAATTTGAGAATGATTCTTCTATGCTTTGTTCTCTTTCATTCCTATGCCAAGttggttcgtttttttttggtaactgaCGTTGTTGCTTGTCTTTGTGGTGGTTACAGACATGCTATGCCGATGGTTGTTGGGGCTGCAGTAGTgattttaaaactgtttttgtgTTATtagttaatttcaaattgtaataatgtatctttttgaagttacaaaaaaaaataatgttctttctttattacactagcattatatatatattatatatacacaaataaatataatataacaatatAAGCTTgatttccccgattcatatgaaaactttttaagttatccaccaaaaaaaattaactaaatcaatcaaattgttagaatacagcaaattaatatataattttatttt
This genomic stretch from Brassica napus cultivar Da-Ae chromosome C9, Da-Ae, whole genome shotgun sequence harbors:
- the BNACNNG02860D gene encoding OVARIAN TUMOR DOMAIN-containing deubiquitinating enzyme 10 isoform X2, with product MRFKMVSHEENTGIVEWFLGPHPFTYPPYGVEMIHEEEDEAHQHHYHHHDAQSGEYYREYEEDHRSSSDVDNDEIIARTLQDDFLQLQIAEENNNNDYSNHHQQQHQEEEEGGGGYTNNYSSNNNEYGWNEQAVVDYSSEWVGGNENDQEDDSSGNIYSCSSPSDTDEYVYSWESDQCEADGEFGRRLNQMVPIPYVPKINGEIPPEEEAVSDHDRLRNRLELFDFAEVRVPGDGNCQFRALADQLYKTADRHKHVRRQIVKQLKSCPDSYEGYVPMDFSEYLKKMSRSGEWGDHVTLQAAADAYRVKIVVLTSFKDTCYIEILPTFQESKGVIFLSFWAEVHYNSIYLNRDTSATELQRRRKWWRFGN
- the BNACNNG02860D gene encoding OVARIAN TUMOR DOMAIN-containing deubiquitinating enzyme 10 isoform X1, which produces MVESFLHLFDLTYKPFLSSDLLSPTCCSLCLYLRAFKMVSHEENTGIVEWFLGPHPFTYPPYGVEMIHEEEDEAHQHHYHHHDAQSGEYYREYEEDHRSSSDVDNDEIIARTLQDDFLQLQIAEENNNNDYSNHHQQQHQEEEEGGGGYTNNYSSNNNEYGWNEQAVVDYSSEWVGGNENDQEDDSSGNIYSCSSPSDTDEYVYSWESDQCEADGEFGRRLNQMVPIPYVPKINGEIPPEEEAVSDHDRLRNRLELFDFAEVRVPGDGNCQFRALADQLYKTADRHKHVRRQIVKQLKSCPDSYEGYVPMDFSEYLKKMSRSGEWGDHVTLQAAADAYRVKIVVLTSFKDTCYIEILPTFQESKGVIFLSFWAEVHYNSIYLNRDTSATELQRRRKWWRFGN
- the BNACNNG02860D gene encoding OVARIAN TUMOR DOMAIN-containing deubiquitinating enzyme 10 isoform X3 is translated as MVSHEENTGIVEWFLGPHPFTYPPYGVEMIHEEEDEAHQHHYHHHDAQSGEYYREYEEDHRSSSDVDNDEIIARTLQDDFLQLQIAEENNNNDYSNHHQQQHQEEEEGGGGYTNNYSSNNNEYGWNEQAVVDYSSEWVGGNENDQEDDSSGNIYSCSSPSDTDEYVYSWESDQCEADGEFGRRLNQMVPIPYVPKINGEIPPEEEAVSDHDRLRNRLELFDFAEVRVPGDGNCQFRALADQLYKTADRHKHVRRQIVKQLKSCPDSYEGYVPMDFSEYLKKMSRSGEWGDHVTLQAAADAYRVKIVVLTSFKDTCYIEILPTFQESKGVIFLSFWAEVHYNSIYLNRDTSATELQRRRKWWRFGN